One window from the genome of Montipora foliosa isolate CH-2021 chromosome 5, ASM3666993v2, whole genome shotgun sequence encodes:
- the LOC138003406 gene encoding zinc finger protein 706-like, translated as MARGHQKFQSQQKNAQKMEKIKKSQGHDQKSAAQKALIFTCTVCKSQMPDPKTYKQHFESKHPKAPLPAQLTSV; from the exons atggcCCGTGGTCACCAGAAGTTTCAGTCTCAACAAAAAAATGCACAGAAAATGGAGAAGATAAAAAAATCTCAAGGACACGATCAGAAATCTGCTGCACAGAAAGCTTTGATCTTCACTTGCACTGTTTGCAAG TCTCAAATGCCAGACCCCAAGACATACAAACAGCACTTCGAGAGTAAACATCCCAAGGCTCCTTTACCAGCACAACTGACCAGTGTATGA